The Malus domestica chromosome 17, GDT2T_hap1 genome contains the following window.
AGGAGGCAGGCACCCTTGAGTTCCGGTAATCACTTCAACATCTACATGAGTTTTACCAAAAGGAATTGGTACTGAGGTTCGGAACTCGGACAGCTTGGCGACATAGTCTTGGTCTAAGAAGATATGTCCCGTCTTTATATCTCGATGGATGATCATCTTCGGCATGCCGTAGTGGAGATAAGCAACTGCACCTGCTACTTCAATTGCAATCTTTAACCTGATCGGCCACGCTAGCGATTCACCATCTCCATAGATGTGGTGGGAGAGATTACCTTTTGTTGGGAATTCATAAATTAGTGTAGGCAGCTCGGTCTCAAGGCAGCAACCCAACAGCTTCAAAACGTTCTTGTGCTTGCTCATGTTCGAGGCAATTGCTACTTCATTCGCAATCAATTCCAGAGGATCCATGTAACTACTCGAGTCTGCTTCGAACTTCTTAACCAAAATCTGGCGTTCTTCGTGGACTCCTTTGTAAAGTCGAGAATTCCAATCCCTATGTATCATTCCATCCCAGCCGTAGTCATTCGTTGCCTTGTTGAGGTCTCGTTCGGAGTGCATCCGAATCGGATTACAACTCCCATCGAAAGAATGTATGAGCTGTTCCAACATAGCAGCTCCATTCTTCAAGAAGCAGCCCTTCTTTTCCCTGTTGTATTTGTTGTTTCTGAATCTTGATAGCATATTGGAAGATATGCTTTTCAGTTGCCGAAGTCACAACTTTATTTGGGGCTTAACGCGCAAAACATCGATAGTGTGATTAAATTTCTTCACGACTATCGTTTACTTTGAAAAAAATCTTGAAGACTTTGAAAATGGACTGGCCCTCGAGAAGTCTTCAAGTAAAAAATTGAagacaattaaaaattaaattaaattgggTAATAATCTACTTTAAATTACAGGGAGGGGAGGGGAACCGAACTTGGTGAGAAGAGCACACTCCTCTAACCAACTTGACTGCGTTTAGCCCCAAGTTGGCTGACTTTCTGAACGGGGCCAAAAGACTGGAGCTAAACCTAACGGAAACCAATATGCAATCACTCTTCAGAAACCACAAAAAAAGAGCAAAAAGGATACTTTCTGCGGAATGGAGCTGCGAGGTTGAAGCCACTCATACATTCTTTTGATGGAAATTGTGATCCAATTCAAATGGACTGATCATCAAATTCATATGAGCAGAAGGCTCGGTTTTCCTACACCTCATGTCGAAGTAGATGCAGCTCGCTCAAGAACTGCTGACATCAATAGCAACTGAAAATGGAAAACAGTTGATGGGGTTATAGCTAGCCTACTCTTGGAAGGCAAATGAATGTAGTCACCGACTCCCTGCCAAGTCTATGGTTTTAACAGTGACGGCCTACGCTGCTATAAAACTAGTGTGAATGCCTCGATGTATGCCAGCCTAGAAATAGCTCAAACGATCAAAACTATAAACAACCGGAGTTGAAAATAGTCGAAGGGCTCTCGAAATCTagtcatttgaaaaataaaagttcaGGTAATACATTTGAGAGGAGAAGGAAAAACCTCAAAACACTTCAGCCTAAATCACATAACGTCAAAGTCTGATGAGAATACattaagagagaaaagaaataaacaaaTTCTTAAGAACTCGGAACAAATAAATTGTACACTTCCCTGAGTTATACCACAAGCACTACACCCATCCAAATCCCAAGCACAGCATTGCCAAGGAAACCACCAAGGCCCGAAATCCCTGTTGAGGAACCACCAGGACAGCAGCATCTGATGAAGAGTTATGAGCACTGACGGGGGCCGTTGGGGGGGAAGGCAGAGGATGGACAAGGACAGAGACCTTCATGCCACTGTAGCACTGGCCATTGCCACAAATGAAGTAATACCTCTTCGCCTGATTGAGGGGGATGAAGTCTTTGCCACTGCTCCAGTTCCCAACTGCACCATCCAAGGTGCAGTTGTCATACCCTGTTTGGTTCACTTCAAACACATTGTACTGGTTCTTTTGGTACCTAAACGCTGCAATTTAACAAACACTCCACTTTGAGAACAAATAGAAAAACATggataaataagaaaaaacttgCACAAAagataaattgattgatttggcCCAAAAGATTTAATTTGGTAGTCACAAAATGCGTCTGCACAAATAGGGGTGGAATATTTTACCAAATACCGTACCATACTCATGTTGTACCAATTGGTGATGATAATGGTAAACAAAACCATTAGATATACTGAAAGTTTGGCATGGTAATGATAATAAATTTTGACACACCAAAAATTTAATATGGTAATTGGTACAAAGGTTTTGATATGGTAACCATACCGAACCCAACCCCATGCACAAATAGAAATTTTTCAAAGAACAAGACTGATGGTCCTTGAGCTATGAAATTTGTGAAAGAAAACTTTCTCAAATAGAAAATTAAGATAAACTTCAGGGTATGTTTGGGTGAGGAACTTCCAAATTCTAAGGGATTTAAGCATATTTGTAATGCTCATGTGGTGCATTTTCTAATTCCTCGTATGTAATTTTTTGTGatccatttcttcttcattttacCTAATGGCGTTATAATTTGAAAGTCCCTCACCCGAACATACCTTAAAGATTTTCAAAATGTATGTGCTAGTTTCAATTCTAGTGTACAATAATATGGCATTTCTCAtttctctataaaaaatttTACATCAACAAAATATAAGCAAATTTTCCGATGGTATATAGCAGAGTGATACAAAAATAAATGGCTAAAACTGAAATAATAGATTTAAACAGTTTAggaaatcaaatctaacggttaaaACATATGGCAgaaacacacacatatatatatatatatagagagagagagagagagagagagagagagagagagagagattgttaTCTTACAGATAAGGTCCCCAACATAGAAAGTATGGTTGTTGGCCCAGAGGGTGTAGTTTTGGCCAGGATTCCAGCCACGGTTGGCTCCAACAATGTGGTCAGTGGCAAGGATTGGAGTGAGCACTGCAAGCCCCGAGATGATGAAAACGAGAAGCAAGATGTGGTCGTGGAATTTGGTGTTGGAGGAGGACTTGGACATCTCTTCCTTCacttccctccctctctctctcttctctctctctctctctctctctctctccccctccctcCGCTTCTCAGAACTCACTATAATATCACTCTAGTGGAGTCTGGAAAGACGGTTCAAAAGTTCAATTATCTGGGTTGTGTGGGAGCCACACAACACAACAATTATATTCATATATGGGGGTCCAATCCAACTATGTTGACAGAGTGGTCCACTGTTTAGTTTTTGGAAGGATATGGATTTGAATTAAAGCATCAAATAAAAGTGAATACTATATTAGCACTATCAAGTGACCTACTCTCTAAGGATATGGGCTCGTATTGTATTGGTTCTACGATGCAACTTTAACTTTTTTTCGAAGTGTTAGAGCATCGATCACTTAAGTGTGTGTACGTGATTGTGGATCGTTGATGTGATCTTGCATCAATAGCCGATAATTCATTTATTATAAATAGCTGAAGAAGGTACAAATGCAAAGTAAGTCATAGGTTTTTAATATGAACTTTAAGATATCGTCGTGTCAACTTGTTGAACTTAAAAAtggaaaatttttaatttttccttaGTATGTTAACGAGTCATGTAGGTTTGTCAGGTTTTAACCGAAATCGGAGAGGGCACATTTTAGATGCACTCCATGACATGTTTATTTCTATACATTTCTAGATTGAGGCAGAGGGTTCTAGAAAATTTACTTTAAATGAAGAGTTTTTAAAGCAGTGAAAAGAGTCTTAGGGGGTGTTTGTTTGACCTTCTTAGGTGGGACTGGATTAGACTACACTATAGTCTGATGTTTGGTATGGACAAGGATTAGGTTTAATGGGATTAGATCTGACTCGTACGGATTAAACCCCTCGCTAGGAGTTCCTAGCGAAGCACCCCAAAAATGCCCGGATTCGTAAGACCTCATGCGCTCATGCGAGAGAGATCCTCGCTCATCCTGCGAGAAAGTGTCGTTGACGGCCTCCTCCCTCACCTTCTCCTCCTCATCGCCTCTCATCGCCCACAATCTCGTATATTTCTTCCCGTCCCTCCCAACCGTTGAAGAATCCAAAGCAACATTAAGAATTTGGAATCTGGTTTGAGATCGAGAAGGCAAAGCTGGAGAGGGGAGAAAAAGAGGGAGAGGGATggaaaaaaattaggaaaaaaaatagggatttgAAGTAAGGGACTAGAAGCACTTGCGGGGATAGCAGGCAAAGAAATATTTGAGATTCagaaggaagagaaaaataagAGACCAGAAGCCTctggaaagaaaaagagagaaaaaaagaagaaggtagAGAGCGTGCAgagaaagaattaaaaaaagagtgtgttatccacacatcttattttacttctcacacacccttgataatttttgtccgttgatcttcttcaattcatccgctccgacggtcgaaaatttaAAAggtgtgtaaaaagtaaaatggggtgtgtggatat
Protein-coding sequences here:
- the LOC103405579 gene encoding non-functional pseudokinase ZED1-like; translation: MLSRFRNNKYNREKKGCFLKNGAAMLEQLIHSFDGSCNPIRMHSERDLNKATNDYGWDGMIHRDWNSRLYKGVHEERQILVKKFEADSSSYMDPLELIANEVAIASNMSKHKNVLKLLGCCLETELPTLIYEFPTKGNLSHHIYGDGESLAWPIRLKIAIEVAGAVAYLHYGMPKMIIHRDIKTGHIFLDQDYVAKLSEFRTSVPIPFGKTHVDVEVITGTQGCLPPEYAISGRTSEKSDVHSFGVLLCEIFAGKRWGGLLDWYMENDNNAASSSYNDHQFTMLANLCKTYLEAKVLEEENKKQVVECAKLIGRCLKANPDERPIMTEVAQSLRVIKNL
- the LOC103405700 gene encoding early nodulin-like protein 19, translated to MSKSSSNTKFHDHILLLVFIISGLAVLTPILATDHIVGANRGWNPGQNYTLWANNHTFYVGDLISFRYQKNQYNVFEVNQTGYDNCTLDGAVGNWSSGKDFIPLNQAKRYYFICGNGQCYSGMKVSVLVHPLPSPPTAPVSAHNSSSDAAVLVVPQQGFRALVVSLAMLCLGFGWV